A genomic stretch from Telmatocola sphagniphila includes:
- a CDS encoding COG1470 family protein, with translation MKRFFVISLLLPMFAVNFGCDKSGTPGGPGATDSKSKTPAYGQADNTFNLTASAISLKQGDASAGTIGIKRGTDFDQSVTLAFEDLPKGVVLEPTAPVILSKGTDAKFTLKAGDDASLGDFTIKVIGHPSKGGDATEQFKLTVSKKDTFTLSVPFWTTALKQGETKIVTISISRDKAFDQDVSLKFDGLPKGISVEPTSAVIKNGEADTKISFKAKEDAGLGDFAVQITAHPTKGADASHEFKFTVAKK, from the coding sequence ATGAAGCGTTTTTTTGTTATTTCGCTCCTCTTGCCGATGTTCGCTGTCAACTTCGGTTGTGACAAGAGTGGTACTCCTGGAGGTCCCGGAGCGACCGATTCCAAATCAAAAACGCCTGCTTACGGGCAGGCAGACAATACTTTTAACCTGACTGCATCCGCAATTTCCTTGAAACAAGGAGATGCTAGTGCAGGCACAATTGGCATAAAGCGTGGAACGGATTTCGATCAAAGCGTAACGCTTGCATTTGAAGATCTACCCAAAGGAGTTGTCTTAGAGCCCACTGCACCTGTCATTCTGAGTAAGGGTACGGATGCGAAATTCACTCTAAAAGCAGGTGACGATGCTTCTCTGGGCGATTTCACAATCAAGGTCATCGGTCACCCGTCGAAAGGGGGCGACGCGACGGAACAATTTAAGCTAACCGTCTCGAAGAAAGACACTTTTACACTAAGCGTCCCTTTCTGGACGACTGCCCTCAAGCAAGGCGAAACCAAGATCGTAACAATCTCCATTTCCCGAGATAAAGCTTTCGATCAGGACGTTTCACTGAAGTTCGATGGCTTGCCAAAGGGAATTTCTGTCGAACCGACTTCTGCTGTCATCAAAAACGGGGAAGCGGACACCAAAATCTCTTTTAAGGCTAAAGAAGATGCAGGCTTAGGTGATTTTGCGGTCCAAATAACAGCACATCCCACCAAGGGAGCAGATGCCAGCCACGAATTCAAATTCACTGTTGCCAAGAAATAA
- a CDS encoding DUF3309 family protein — protein sequence MGLIVLIVLILLLVGATPSWGYSRNWGYGPSGFLGLVVVVVLVLLLLGHIPYSF from the coding sequence ATGGGTCTCATCGTATTAATTGTTCTGATATTGCTTCTCGTGGGCGCTACACCAAGCTGGGGATATAGCCGGAATTGGGGTTATGGGCCCAGTGGATTTCTCGGTTTAGTTGTAGTGGTCGTTCTCGTCTTGTTGCTTTTGGGACATATCCCTTACAGCTTCTAA
- a CDS encoding sensor histidine kinase has protein sequence MDREPIFEAGRQSPDLPKLCRYLSERSPLPMVAVHGSTHIVSYLNPAFARLVGRDRSELIGFSFADAVPEGEANGCIALLDRVFHTGTHECLIEQEHRQSHPRTVYWSYAVWAILGEVEQPTGVMIQVTDATEIAHFRRQSMGMNEELLLSTIRQHELVEAAESLNAKLREAHDQLEERVAERTAELAAANDTLRNEIRIRETAESDRRDLLRRLGTAQEEERRRISRDLHDQMGQLVTALGLGLKALEDSTVDPSPYRPHLVRLRELNDQIGRESHKLAMELRPTALDDLGLQAALANYVEAWSEQSSIEIDFHSTGFDGQRLDSLIETSLYRVVTEALTNVLKHGKAHRVSVILQRTPNQAVALVEDDGIGFDSESMKSSDAHLGRLGLRGMQERLTLIGGTLTIESTPGNGTTIIARVSLSNG, from the coding sequence TATCTGAACCCCGCCTTCGCTCGCCTCGTCGGTAGAGACCGGTCGGAGCTTATCGGTTTCTCGTTCGCGGATGCAGTACCGGAGGGGGAAGCTAACGGATGCATCGCCCTGCTGGACCGCGTTTTCCATACGGGGACGCACGAGTGCCTTATAGAGCAGGAACATCGCCAGTCGCATCCGCGAACGGTTTACTGGTCGTATGCGGTGTGGGCAATACTCGGAGAGGTCGAGCAACCGACGGGTGTCATGATACAGGTAACGGATGCAACGGAGATCGCGCATTTCCGTCGACAATCCATGGGAATGAATGAGGAACTTCTGCTTTCGACAATCCGGCAGCATGAATTGGTGGAGGCAGCGGAGTCCCTTAACGCCAAGTTGAGGGAAGCCCACGATCAACTCGAGGAACGGGTGGCGGAGCGGACCGCGGAGCTGGCCGCGGCAAACGATACACTGAGAAACGAAATCCGGATCCGCGAAACGGCCGAATCGGATCGCCGGGATCTACTTCGGCGGTTGGGAACCGCCCAGGAAGAAGAACGACGTCGCATCTCTCGCGATCTTCACGATCAGATGGGGCAACTGGTAACGGCGCTGGGCCTGGGCCTTAAAGCACTCGAAGATTCGACCGTTGACCCATCCCCGTACCGGCCTCATCTGGTGAGACTTCGGGAACTCAACGATCAGATAGGCCGCGAAAGCCATAAGCTGGCCATGGAACTTCGCCCCACGGCTCTGGACGATCTGGGCCTTCAGGCGGCACTGGCAAATTACGTCGAAGCTTGGTCCGAACAATCCTCAATTGAAATCGATTTCCACTCAACGGGTTTCGATGGCCAGAGACTCGACTCGCTTATTGAGACAAGTCTCTATCGCGTGGTTACGGAAGCTCTGACGAACGTCCTGAAACATGGAAAAGCACATCGTGTCAGTGTGATTCTCCAGCGAACGCCAAATCAGGCGGTGGCATTAGTCGAAGATGATGGCATCGGGTTCGACTCCGAATCCATGAAATCTTCCGATGCGCACCTGGGAAGACTGGGTCTACGCGGAATGCAGGAGCGGCTAACTTTAATCGGCGGCACCTTGACAATTGAATCTACACCCGGAAACGGAACTACCATTATCGCCCGCGTCTCTCTGAGCAACGGCTGA